One window from the genome of Oryza glaberrima chromosome 3, OglaRS2, whole genome shotgun sequence encodes:
- the LOC127766530 gene encoding uncharacterized protein LOC127766530: MASGVEERVRGEVRGEEDDRPQLSAAAAEALREFLLEQGRDGGEEGEEGGGGVELVAEDWRLSQFWYDERTARALAEEVARLVSLSGPASSAAVACVACPTLYTYLKTSSPDVTAQLLEYDVRFGQYGGDFTFYDYNQPEELPAAMKHAYRIVVADPPYLSKECLEKVAKTVSFLAHPEGSFLLLLTGEVQRDRAFELLNVRPCGFKPQHSNKLGNEFRLFTNYDPEDRLGGWEQNDGATV; this comes from the exons ATGGCGAGCGGTGTGGAGGAGAGAGTGAGGGGCGaggtgagaggggaggaggatgaCCGGCCGCAgctgagcgcggcggcggcggaggcgctgcgGGAGTTTCTTCTGGAACAGGGGCGGGACggtggggaggaaggggaggaaggcggcggcggggtggagctGGTGGCGGAGGACTGGCGGCTGAGCCAGTTCTGGTACGACGAGCGCACGGCGCGGGCGCTCGCCGAGGAGGTCGCCCGCCTCGTCTCCCTCTCCGGCCCGGCCTCCTCCGCAGCGGTGGCCTGCGTCGCGTGCCCGAcgctctacacctacctcaagaCGAGCAGCCCTGATGTGACCGCGCAGCTGCTGGAGTACGACGTGCGGTTCGGGCAGTACGGCGGCGACTTCACCTTCTACGACTACAACCAGCCGGAAGAGCTTCCGGCGGCGATGAAGCACGCCTACCGGATCGTCGTCGCCGACCCTCCCTACCTG AGTAAGGAGTGCTTGGAGAAGGTTGCCAAGACGGTATCTTTCCTCGCACATCCTGAAGGCTCATTCCTGCTGTTACTGACAG GGGAAGTTCAGAGGGACAGGGCATTTGAGCTCCTAAATGTGCGTCCCTGTGGATTCAAGCCTCAGCATTCAAACAAGCTAGGAAATGAATTCCGCTTGTTCACAAATTATGATCCCGAAGATAGACTTGGCGGTTGGGAGCAAAATGATGGCGCTACCGTTTAG
- the LOC127766531 gene encoding universal stress protein A-like protein isoform X1 — protein MEEKGASPAAAAATSGEPGAAAGTMKVVVAVDASEESLNALSWALDNVIGRRAGAVSVVVVHAQHGPDHFVYPVAAHGIGTAIAYAPASAIESMRKAQEEISRKVVSRALDVCKQREVSATGAIVEGDAKEAICQAVEEMHADMLVLGSRGLGKIKRAFLGSVSDYLVHHACCPVLVVKPTKAHDK, from the exons ATGGAGGAGAAGGGCGCgtctcccgcggcggcggcggcgacgagcggggagccgggagcggcggcggggacgatgaaggtggtggtggccgtggacGCGAGCGAGGAGAGCCTGAACGCGCTGTCGTGGGCGCTGGACAACGTCATcgggcgccgcgccggcgccgtttcggtcgtcgtcgtccacgcgCAGCACGGCCCCGACCACTTCGTCTACCCCGTCGCCGCGCACGGTATCGGAA CAGCCATAGCCTACGCCCCCGCCTCGGCGATCGAGTCCATGAGGAAGGCGCAGGAGGAGATCTCCAGGAAGGTCGTGTCGCGCGCGCTCGACGTCTGCAAGCAGAGAGAG GTGAGCGCGACGGGCGCCATCGTGGAGGGCGACGCCAAGGAGGCCATCTGCCAGGCCGTGGAGGAGATGCACGCCGACATGCTCGTCCTGGGAAGCCGCGGCCTAGGCAAGATCAAGAG GGCGTTCTTGGGCAGCGTCAGCGACTACCTCGTCCATCACGCGTGCTGCCCCGTGCTGGTCGTGAAGCCCACCAAGGCGCACGACAAGTGA
- the LOC127766531 gene encoding universal stress protein A-like protein isoform X2, with product MEEKGASPAAAAATSGEPGAAAGTMKVVVAVDASEESLNALSWALDNVIGRRAGAVSVVVVHAQHGPDHFVYPVAAHGIGTIAYAPASAIESMRKAQEEISRKVVSRALDVCKQREVSATGAIVEGDAKEAICQAVEEMHADMLVLGSRGLGKIKRAFLGSVSDYLVHHACCPVLVVKPTKAHDK from the exons ATGGAGGAGAAGGGCGCgtctcccgcggcggcggcggcgacgagcggggagccgggagcggcggcggggacgatgaaggtggtggtggccgtggacGCGAGCGAGGAGAGCCTGAACGCGCTGTCGTGGGCGCTGGACAACGTCATcgggcgccgcgccggcgccgtttcggtcgtcgtcgtccacgcgCAGCACGGCCCCGACCACTTCGTCTACCCCGTCGCCGCGCACGGTATCGGAA CCATAGCCTACGCCCCCGCCTCGGCGATCGAGTCCATGAGGAAGGCGCAGGAGGAGATCTCCAGGAAGGTCGTGTCGCGCGCGCTCGACGTCTGCAAGCAGAGAGAG GTGAGCGCGACGGGCGCCATCGTGGAGGGCGACGCCAAGGAGGCCATCTGCCAGGCCGTGGAGGAGATGCACGCCGACATGCTCGTCCTGGGAAGCCGCGGCCTAGGCAAGATCAAGAG GGCGTTCTTGGGCAGCGTCAGCGACTACCTCGTCCATCACGCGTGCTGCCCCGTGCTGGTCGTGAAGCCCACCAAGGCGCACGACAAGTGA
- the LOC127766531 gene encoding universal stress protein A-like protein isoform X3 yields MEEKGASPAAAAATSGEPGAAAGTMKVVVAVDASEESLNALSWALDNVIGRRAGAVSVVVVHAQHGPDHFVYPVAAHAAIAYAPASAIESMRKAQEEISRKVVSRALDVCKQREVSATGAIVEGDAKEAICQAVEEMHADMLVLGSRGLGKIKRAFLGSVSDYLVHHACCPVLVVKPTKAHDK; encoded by the exons ATGGAGGAGAAGGGCGCgtctcccgcggcggcggcggcgacgagcggggagccgggagcggcggcggggacgatgaaggtggtggtggccgtggacGCGAGCGAGGAGAGCCTGAACGCGCTGTCGTGGGCGCTGGACAACGTCATcgggcgccgcgccggcgccgtttcggtcgtcgtcgtccacgcgCAGCACGGCCCCGACCACTTCGTCTACCCCGTCGCCGCGCACG CAGCCATAGCCTACGCCCCCGCCTCGGCGATCGAGTCCATGAGGAAGGCGCAGGAGGAGATCTCCAGGAAGGTCGTGTCGCGCGCGCTCGACGTCTGCAAGCAGAGAGAG GTGAGCGCGACGGGCGCCATCGTGGAGGGCGACGCCAAGGAGGCCATCTGCCAGGCCGTGGAGGAGATGCACGCCGACATGCTCGTCCTGGGAAGCCGCGGCCTAGGCAAGATCAAGAG GGCGTTCTTGGGCAGCGTCAGCGACTACCTCGTCCATCACGCGTGCTGCCCCGTGCTGGTCGTGAAGCCCACCAAGGCGCACGACAAGTGA
- the LOC127766531 gene encoding universal stress protein A-like protein isoform X4: protein MEEKGASPAAAAATSGEPGAAAGTMKVVVAVDASEESLNALSWALDNVIGRRAGAVSVVVVHAQHGPDHFVYPVAAHAIAYAPASAIESMRKAQEEISRKVVSRALDVCKQREVSATGAIVEGDAKEAICQAVEEMHADMLVLGSRGLGKIKRAFLGSVSDYLVHHACCPVLVVKPTKAHDK from the exons ATGGAGGAGAAGGGCGCgtctcccgcggcggcggcggcgacgagcggggagccgggagcggcggcggggacgatgaaggtggtggtggccgtggacGCGAGCGAGGAGAGCCTGAACGCGCTGTCGTGGGCGCTGGACAACGTCATcgggcgccgcgccggcgccgtttcggtcgtcgtcgtccacgcgCAGCACGGCCCCGACCACTTCGTCTACCCCGTCGCCGCGCACG CCATAGCCTACGCCCCCGCCTCGGCGATCGAGTCCATGAGGAAGGCGCAGGAGGAGATCTCCAGGAAGGTCGTGTCGCGCGCGCTCGACGTCTGCAAGCAGAGAGAG GTGAGCGCGACGGGCGCCATCGTGGAGGGCGACGCCAAGGAGGCCATCTGCCAGGCCGTGGAGGAGATGCACGCCGACATGCTCGTCCTGGGAAGCCGCGGCCTAGGCAAGATCAAGAG GGCGTTCTTGGGCAGCGTCAGCGACTACCTCGTCCATCACGCGTGCTGCCCCGTGCTGGTCGTGAAGCCCACCAAGGCGCACGACAAGTGA